One region of Rhodocaloribacter litoris genomic DNA includes:
- the cas7i gene encoding type I-B CRISPR-associated protein Cas7/Cst2/DevR, giving the protein MAFIAGIQVIHAPASALNNAGMQPGNTTENAVVVKALRINGRSYPYVSAQAYRYWLRRTLEQLQPEGWTVAPIFREKKVAYTDANPIEYADDDVFGYMRAPGKSVEAADSRAAFADATETKETVTRVSPFRVGTLVAISDELVQDFGTMSRHEGDPVPHEHQFYRTSLKGMFSIDLGQIGVFTYENRTGFLNLDEVRRQLAETRGLAHDEANRAYRLPDEVRLQRIRALLSAMPVVDGGAKHALHYTDVNPVVVIMAVVRGGNNPFYYTIDGDRQGLARPVLEAFQEIGEVWGDQILSPLYIGWVEGYASEGRQELEQNLETLQQAYPHGVVLGHPRRVFARLAEELERHPEWLA; this is encoded by the coding sequence ATGGCATTCATTGCTGGGATCCAGGTGATTCACGCGCCGGCCTCGGCGCTGAACAACGCGGGTATGCAGCCCGGAAACACCACAGAAAACGCTGTGGTGGTCAAAGCGCTTCGCATTAACGGCCGGAGCTATCCGTACGTGTCGGCCCAGGCCTACCGCTACTGGCTGCGGCGTACGCTGGAACAACTGCAACCTGAGGGATGGACCGTCGCGCCCATCTTCCGGGAGAAAAAGGTGGCCTACACGGACGCGAATCCCATCGAGTATGCCGACGACGACGTGTTTGGCTACATGCGTGCGCCGGGCAAAAGTGTGGAAGCCGCGGACAGTCGGGCGGCCTTCGCAGACGCCACCGAGACGAAAGAGACGGTGACGCGCGTTTCGCCCTTCCGGGTAGGGACGCTGGTGGCCATAAGCGATGAGCTCGTGCAGGATTTCGGGACCATGAGCCGTCATGAGGGCGATCCGGTCCCGCACGAACACCAGTTCTATCGCACGTCGCTCAAGGGTATGTTTTCCATCGACCTCGGGCAAATCGGCGTGTTCACCTACGAAAACCGCACCGGCTTTTTGAATCTGGATGAGGTGCGGCGCCAGCTGGCCGAGACGCGAGGCCTGGCGCACGATGAGGCCAACCGGGCCTATCGGCTTCCGGACGAAGTGCGTCTGCAGCGTATTCGCGCATTGCTTTCGGCCATGCCGGTGGTGGACGGGGGCGCCAAGCATGCGTTGCACTACACGGATGTGAATCCGGTGGTGGTGATCATGGCCGTCGTGCGGGGCGGTAACAATCCGTTCTACTACACGATCGACGGAGATCGCCAGGGACTGGCGCGGCCCGTACTGGAGGCTTTTCAGGAAATCGGTGAGGTCTGGGGCGACCAGATTCTGTCGCCGCTGTACATCGGCTGGGTGGAAGGGTATGCGTCGGAGGGGCGTCAGGAGCTGGAACAGAACCTGGAGACGCTACAGCAGGCCTATCCCCATGGCGTGGTACTGGGACATCCCCGCCGGGTTTTTGCGCGGCTTGCTGAAGAACTGGAACGTCATCCGGAATGGCTGGCATGA
- the cas2 gene encoding CRISPR-associated endonuclease Cas2 yields the protein MPYYIAVYDINVRRVAKMLKLFRRYLTWVQRSVFEGELTEAQFRRLQHEVRRLMNPEEDVVIFYELRDVRYSRRLVLGTEQGHRDRFL from the coding sequence ATGCCATATTACATTGCCGTCTACGACATTAACGTACGACGTGTCGCCAAGATGCTCAAGCTTTTCCGGCGCTATCTGACCTGGGTGCAGCGCTCTGTCTTCGAAGGCGAGTTGACCGAAGCCCAGTTCCGTCGCTTGCAGCATGAAGTCAGGCGGCTCATGAATCCCGAAGAAGACGTGGTCATTTTCTATGAGCTGCGCGACGTGCGCTACAGCCGCCGCCTGGTGCTGGGCACCGAACAGGGCCACCGCGACCGGTTCCTCTGA
- the cas4 gene encoding CRISPR-associated protein Cas4, with product MPELSITGTLVNYFVLCRRKAWLAVHGLWMEQESEAVALGRLLDETTYADELQHVNVEVEGHEGLRLAGRIDWAELRDGVLHETKRSPSGLEAHRWQLRFYLWLLKLRGVTRPDGRPFEGQLNFPRQRRTEAVTLTADEEARLRTLVQELHQTAALPTPPPRLENRRFCKKCAYEELCFG from the coding sequence ATGCCTGAGCTTTCCATCACCGGCACGCTGGTGAACTACTTTGTGCTCTGTCGGCGCAAGGCGTGGCTGGCCGTGCATGGGCTCTGGATGGAGCAGGAGTCGGAGGCCGTGGCGCTGGGACGCCTGCTGGACGAGACCACCTATGCCGACGAGCTGCAGCACGTGAATGTGGAAGTGGAAGGCCACGAAGGGCTCCGGCTGGCCGGACGCATCGACTGGGCCGAGCTGCGCGACGGCGTACTCCATGAGACGAAACGGAGTCCCTCCGGCCTCGAAGCGCACCGCTGGCAACTCCGCTTCTACCTGTGGTTGCTCAAGCTCCGGGGTGTGACGCGGCCCGACGGTCGTCCCTTCGAAGGCCAGCTCAACTTTCCCCGCCAGCGCCGCACCGAAGCCGTCACGCTCACCGCAGACGAAGAAGCCCGGTTGCGCACGCTCGTGCAGGAGCTGCATCAGACGGCTGCCCTACCCACCCCACCACCTCGCCTCGAAAACCGCCGCTTCTGCAAAAAATGTGCGTATGAGGAATTGTGCTTCGGGTGA
- a CDS encoding glutamate-5-semialdehyde dehydrogenase: MTETTVTTDLETLVRACRDAARQVANLSTAAKDRALHAMADELLAAEVEILAANARDVDAARARGLSDAMIDRLTLTPERLAGMARALREVASFNDPVGEITAMWRRPNGIEVGYMRIPLGVIAMIYEARPNVTSDAAGLCLKAGNAVVLRGGSEAFHSNQAVAAALHRGLAREGIPTAAITLLPTTDRAAIAELLTMNRYIDLVIPRGGEGLIRYVDEHSRIPVIKHYKGVCHLYVDDAADLDVALRLLIDGKTSRPGVCNALETLLVHEAVAGAFLPRAADALRARGVELRGCPRTQALLPGVTPATEDDYHAEYLALILAVRVVPDFEAALDHIARYGSNHTEVIATTHLGRARRFLREVDASVVLVNASSRFSDGGELGLGAEIGISTTKLHAYGPMGLEALTTRKFVVMGEGQTRHPVT, encoded by the coding sequence ATGACCGAAACGACCGTCACGACCGACCTCGAAACCCTCGTGCGGGCCTGCCGCGACGCCGCCCGGCAGGTGGCCAACCTGTCCACCGCCGCCAAGGATCGCGCCCTGCACGCGATGGCGGACGAACTCCTCGCCGCCGAAGTCGAGATCCTGGCCGCCAACGCCCGCGACGTGGACGCCGCCCGCGCGCGCGGCCTCTCCGACGCGATGATCGACCGCCTCACGCTCACACCGGAGCGCCTGGCGGGGATGGCCCGGGCCCTCCGCGAGGTCGCCTCGTTCAACGACCCCGTCGGCGAGATCACGGCGATGTGGCGGCGGCCCAACGGCATCGAGGTGGGCTACATGCGCATCCCCCTGGGCGTCATCGCCATGATCTACGAGGCCCGCCCGAACGTCACGTCCGACGCCGCCGGGCTGTGCCTGAAGGCGGGCAACGCGGTGGTGCTGCGCGGCGGCTCCGAGGCGTTTCACTCGAACCAGGCCGTGGCCGCGGCGCTCCACCGGGGCCTGGCGCGCGAGGGGATCCCCACGGCCGCCATCACGCTGCTGCCCACCACCGACCGCGCCGCCATCGCCGAGCTGCTCACGATGAACCGGTACATCGACCTGGTCATCCCGCGCGGCGGGGAAGGGCTCATCCGCTACGTGGACGAGCACAGCCGCATCCCCGTCATCAAGCACTACAAGGGCGTCTGCCACCTGTACGTGGACGACGCCGCCGACCTCGACGTGGCCCTGCGCCTGCTCATCGACGGCAAGACGTCGCGCCCCGGTGTGTGCAATGCGCTGGAGACGCTGCTGGTGCACGAGGCCGTCGCCGGGGCGTTCCTGCCCCGGGCCGCCGATGCGCTCCGCGCGCGGGGCGTCGAACTGCGGGGCTGCCCCCGGACGCAGGCGCTCCTGCCCGGCGTGACACCCGCCACCGAGGACGACTACCACGCCGAGTACCTGGCCCTCATCCTGGCCGTGCGCGTGGTGCCCGACTTCGAGGCGGCGCTCGACCACATCGCCCGCTACGGCTCGAACCACACCGAGGTCATCGCCACCACCCACCTGGGCCGCGCCCGCCGCTTCCTCCGCGAGGTGGACGCCTCCGTCGTCCTCGTCAACGCCTCCTCCCGCTTCTCCGACGGCGGCGAGCTCGGCCTCGGCGCCGAGATCGGCATCTCCACGACCAAGCTCCACGCCTACGGCCCGATGGGCCTCGAAGCCCTCACCACGCGCAAGTTCGTCGTCATGGGCGAGGGCCAGACGCGCCACCCGGTGACCTGA
- the cas3 gene encoding CRISPR-associated helicase Cas3', protein MEAEDLLAKSAARGGESLPAHTRQVVARLRQLRERMPDLEEKLELPGLWDALFAAAWVHDFGKAARGFQEMLQSGEKWNYRHEMLSLAFLDWLLPADDLRYPLAVAAVAAHHRDYPVLARQYIEVEDPADSGIDERWLEMDQKRLEALAHWTAEEWPGIVSAERLNVQAPSLHVLLNDVPVLLSNGPDRIRKALACYRQYFRSQRRPARRERRYAWQRRRQALFVRGLMLQADRLASAQAPPLKAPDLDGVAKALPSSRSGWYTHQQTAAEHVGSLLLAAPTGSGKTEAALLWARRQLQEGRRGAVCYLLPYQASLNAMYQRFVDKYGLNRDDVALLHSRAVQAVYRELIRDEVTEQVVAYQQAQRFKALGRLHQQPVLLATPYQLLRAAFRLPGYEGQWAMLQGAHLIVDEIHGYEPFRLGLLLGLFSMLQQHFDVRLAVMTATMPSWLRDLLERELKVVWQSADSQLYKQFCRHRLFLKKGKLADGHVLDEIVRRVQQGEAVLVVTNLVAAAQQLAEALAVRLNSPWPQSCDPEHDPVLLVHSRFTAEDRLQREAVLQARVDRQPRQGGFVVVATQVVEVSLDVDFDTIYTDPAPLEALVQRFGRVNRRRHFKERPVFVMTEAMDWTWPYRQEALMRRTVAHLERFDGQMIDEATIGAWLDAVYELEVPSLQQEVARGRSSYEAVAGPEHLVAFESDPNLEDQFDALFDGYEVLPLQLQEAFLRRAERGEYVEAYGLLVPISQGRFHALRQQNAVTRLQEYRVWVADCKYDPCLGLQPDIRNDTASFML, encoded by the coding sequence ATGGAAGCGGAAGACCTGCTGGCGAAAAGCGCAGCCCGGGGCGGGGAGTCGCTCCCGGCCCATACCCGGCAGGTGGTGGCGCGGTTGCGGCAGCTGCGCGAGCGCATGCCCGATCTGGAGGAGAAGCTGGAACTGCCCGGCCTCTGGGACGCGCTGTTTGCCGCCGCCTGGGTGCACGATTTCGGCAAGGCTGCCCGGGGATTCCAGGAAATGCTCCAGAGCGGAGAAAAATGGAACTACCGCCACGAGATGCTCTCGCTGGCGTTTCTGGACTGGCTCTTGCCGGCAGACGACCTGCGCTATCCGCTGGCGGTGGCCGCCGTGGCCGCCCACCATCGGGATTACCCGGTGCTGGCCCGCCAGTACATCGAAGTGGAAGATCCGGCCGACAGCGGCATCGATGAGCGCTGGCTGGAAATGGATCAAAAAAGGTTAGAGGCGCTGGCCCATTGGACTGCTGAGGAATGGCCCGGGATAGTCTCGGCAGAGCGCCTGAACGTGCAGGCGCCCTCGCTTCACGTGCTGCTCAATGACGTGCCGGTGTTGCTGAGCAATGGGCCGGATCGTATTCGGAAGGCGCTTGCCTGTTATCGCCAGTACTTTCGGAGCCAGCGTCGGCCTGCACGCAGGGAGCGCCGGTACGCATGGCAGCGTCGGCGGCAGGCGCTGTTTGTACGCGGCCTCATGCTGCAGGCCGATCGCCTCGCCAGTGCGCAGGCTCCCCCGTTGAAGGCGCCTGATCTGGACGGCGTTGCGAAGGCGTTGCCGTCCAGCCGATCCGGCTGGTACACGCATCAACAAACGGCCGCCGAGCATGTGGGCTCGCTGCTGCTGGCCGCGCCTACCGGAAGCGGAAAAACGGAAGCGGCATTGCTCTGGGCGCGCCGTCAGCTTCAGGAAGGCCGCCGGGGCGCTGTATGCTATCTGCTTCCATACCAGGCCAGCCTGAATGCGATGTATCAGCGTTTCGTCGATAAATATGGCCTGAACAGGGATGATGTGGCGCTGCTGCATAGCCGGGCCGTCCAGGCGGTTTACCGGGAGCTGATTCGCGACGAGGTTACCGAGCAGGTGGTGGCCTATCAGCAGGCGCAGCGATTCAAGGCGCTGGGGCGCTTGCATCAGCAGCCCGTCTTGCTGGCCACACCATATCAGTTACTGCGGGCGGCTTTCCGATTGCCAGGCTACGAAGGGCAGTGGGCCATGCTCCAGGGAGCCCATCTGATCGTCGATGAAATTCACGGCTACGAACCCTTTCGGCTCGGGCTGCTACTGGGACTGTTTTCTATGTTGCAACAGCATTTTGACGTGCGCCTGGCCGTAATGACGGCTACCATGCCTTCCTGGCTGCGCGACTTGCTGGAGCGGGAACTGAAGGTTGTCTGGCAGTCGGCCGACAGTCAGCTGTACAAGCAATTCTGTCGCCATCGCCTTTTTCTGAAAAAAGGAAAGCTGGCGGATGGGCACGTTCTGGACGAGATCGTTCGGCGTGTGCAGCAGGGTGAGGCCGTGCTGGTCGTAACCAACCTGGTAGCCGCTGCGCAGCAGCTCGCCGAAGCGCTGGCTGTACGGTTGAACAGCCCGTGGCCGCAAAGTTGTGATCCCGAGCACGATCCGGTGCTGCTGGTGCACAGCCGATTTACGGCCGAAGATCGGCTGCAGCGAGAGGCCGTCTTGCAGGCGCGGGTCGATCGACAGCCACGTCAGGGCGGCTTCGTGGTGGTGGCCACACAGGTCGTGGAGGTGAGCCTGGATGTCGATTTCGATACGATCTACACCGATCCGGCCCCTCTGGAAGCGCTGGTGCAGCGTTTCGGGCGGGTAAACCGCCGGCGACATTTCAAAGAGCGTCCCGTTTTTGTGATGACAGAAGCCATGGACTGGACCTGGCCGTATCGCCAGGAAGCGCTGATGCGTCGCACGGTGGCGCACCTCGAACGGTTTGATGGACAGATGATCGATGAGGCAACGATTGGCGCATGGCTGGATGCGGTGTACGAGCTCGAAGTACCGTCGCTTCAACAGGAGGTGGCGCGTGGCCGTTCTTCCTACGAAGCGGTAGCCGGTCCGGAACACCTGGTGGCTTTTGAGTCGGATCCGAACCTGGAGGATCAGTTCGATGCGCTGTTTGATGGCTACGAAGTGCTTCCGCTGCAGCTCCAGGAGGCGTTCTTGCGACGAGCCGAACGCGGGGAGTATGTCGAAGCCTACGGGCTGCTCGTGCCGATTTCGCAGGGACGCTTTCATGCCCTGCGTCAGCAGAATGCAGTGACGCGGTTGCAGGAGTACCGGGTGTGGGTGGCCGACTGCAAGTACGATCCCTGTCTGGGGCTACAGCCAGACATCAGAAATGATACCGCATCGTTTATGCTGTGA
- the cas1b gene encoding type I-B CRISPR-associated endonuclease Cas1b — translation MKRPYYIFSSGRLRRRQNTLFFEKAAGERIPDDQDETGEPSGTPSGERIPFPVEQIESLYFFGEVDLNSKLLTFLARHDIPAHFYDYYGNYTGTYIPRDHLHSGRLRIEQVLHYVRTKRRLYLARAIVEAATYNLLRVLRYYVNRLEGTRRETVSAAIATIEQERAQLRSAEKISELMGIEGRSRDAYYGVWPAILSDGPGEAFVFEKRERRPPSNEINALISFGNSLCYTTTLRQIHRTALDPTISYLHEPGARRFSLALDLSEIFKPILVDRAIFRLVKTGEVTPRHFEERLGGVYLKEAGRRIFVRYWDERLRQTVHHRRLERHVSYERLIRLECYKLIRHLLDPKNEPYQGLHMWW, via the coding sequence ATGAAGCGTCCCTACTACATTTTCTCCAGCGGGCGCCTGCGCCGGCGACAGAACACGCTCTTCTTCGAAAAAGCCGCCGGCGAGCGCATCCCGGACGACCAGGACGAGACGGGCGAGCCATCGGGCACGCCCAGCGGCGAACGCATCCCCTTTCCGGTCGAGCAGATTGAAAGCCTGTATTTCTTCGGCGAGGTCGATCTGAACTCAAAACTGCTCACGTTTCTGGCACGCCACGACATTCCGGCGCACTTCTACGACTACTACGGCAACTACACGGGCACCTACATCCCGCGCGACCACCTGCACAGCGGGCGGCTGCGTATCGAACAGGTCCTGCACTATGTGCGAACGAAGCGGCGGCTTTATCTGGCGCGGGCCATCGTGGAGGCGGCCACCTACAACCTGCTGCGCGTGCTGCGGTACTATGTCAATCGTCTGGAAGGGACGCGCCGGGAGACCGTCTCCGCCGCCATCGCCACCATCGAGCAGGAGCGCGCCCAGCTCAGGTCCGCCGAGAAAATTTCCGAACTGATGGGGATCGAAGGACGCAGCCGAGACGCCTACTACGGCGTCTGGCCGGCGATTCTGTCCGACGGACCCGGCGAAGCCTTTGTCTTCGAAAAGCGCGAGCGGCGGCCGCCCTCCAACGAGATCAACGCACTGATCAGCTTCGGCAACAGCCTCTGCTACACGACCACCCTTCGCCAGATTCACCGCACGGCGCTGGATCCGACCATCTCCTATCTGCACGAGCCGGGCGCGCGGCGCTTTTCGCTGGCGCTGGACCTGTCCGAGATCTTCAAGCCTATCCTGGTCGATCGCGCCATCTTTCGGCTGGTCAAAACCGGTGAGGTGACTCCCCGGCACTTTGAAGAGCGACTGGGCGGGGTGTATCTGAAAGAAGCGGGACGGCGGATTTTCGTCCGGTACTGGGATGAACGATTGCGCCAGACGGTTCATCACCGCCGTCTGGAGCGACACGTCAGCTATGAGCGCCTGATCCGGCTGGAATGCTACAAGCTGATCCGGCACCTGCTGGACCCGAAGAACGAGCCCTATCAGGGTCTGCACATGTGGTGGTGA
- the cas5 gene encoding CRISPR-associated protein Cas5 gives MNEARLEAVKVDLAGPVASFRHPHFLIGRQPTYPMPPPSTIYGLISAALGRFPDPEALQFAYRFECARHRVDDVETIWFVQPNTATRGEAARKNLEATSNILPREWLVHPRLTLYVTGDELEALYRAFRNPCYILTLGRSQELVSVRRVERVRLHAARRGWLVPGLLPVSFREKAPLAPAFYMPRFITPRSRHQVAWDWFLALDAPVHLESDAPEPCWTEAPGSNEPHLLYFHAFR, from the coding sequence ATGAACGAAGCTCGCCTGGAAGCGGTCAAAGTTGATCTGGCGGGTCCGGTCGCGTCGTTTCGCCATCCGCATTTTCTGATCGGCCGCCAGCCCACCTACCCCATGCCGCCGCCCTCTACGATCTACGGCCTGATCAGCGCGGCGCTGGGGCGTTTCCCGGATCCGGAGGCACTACAGTTTGCCTACCGGTTTGAGTGCGCGCGTCATCGGGTGGACGATGTGGAGACAATCTGGTTTGTTCAACCCAATACGGCCACGCGTGGCGAAGCCGCCCGGAAGAATCTGGAAGCGACAAGCAACATTCTTCCGCGTGAGTGGCTGGTGCATCCTCGACTTACGCTGTACGTGACCGGGGACGAACTGGAGGCACTTTACCGGGCATTTCGCAACCCCTGCTATATCCTGACGCTGGGCCGCTCTCAGGAGCTGGTCAGCGTACGACGGGTCGAACGAGTGAGGCTGCACGCCGCGCGTAGAGGATGGCTGGTGCCCGGACTGCTTCCGGTAAGCTTTCGGGAAAAGGCACCGCTGGCTCCTGCTTTCTATATGCCGCGCTTCATTACCCCGAGAAGCCGGCATCAGGTGGCGTGGGACTGGTTTCTGGCACTGGATGCACCGGTCCATCTGGAGTCGGACGCGCCGGAACCGTGCTGGACAGAAGCGCCAGGTTCAAACGAACCGCATTTGCTCTATTTCCACGCGTTCCGTTAA
- the cas6 gene encoding CRISPR-associated endoribonuclease Cas6 has protein sequence MRLRLLLTPSCEPVPFTYPYRLAGVLHRWLGQNDWHDSLSLYSFGWLQGGRMGRGGLHFPKGAFWTLSFYEGEPVERLVRGIFRDPTVIAGMAVASVQTLPVPSFGQRAVFRVESPVVARRVRADGGRDYLTWEDEAADEVLTRVLRRKLVAAGLGHLAPQATMRFDRRYRGAKTKLVRIKGIDHRGSLCPVIVEGPPEAVQFAWLVGAGELTGCGFGALGEPLDRMDRRQSRVSRQMQA, from the coding sequence ATGCGTTTACGACTGCTGTTGACGCCGTCCTGTGAGCCGGTGCCGTTCACCTATCCCTACCGGCTGGCGGGCGTGTTGCACCGCTGGCTGGGACAGAACGACTGGCACGATAGCCTGAGTCTCTACAGCTTTGGCTGGCTGCAGGGGGGACGCATGGGGAGAGGCGGACTGCACTTCCCGAAGGGAGCGTTCTGGACGCTCAGTTTCTACGAGGGCGAGCCGGTGGAGCGGCTGGTGCGGGGAATTTTCCGGGACCCGACCGTGATCGCCGGGATGGCCGTGGCCAGCGTGCAGACGCTACCGGTGCCGTCGTTCGGCCAGCGGGCCGTGTTTCGCGTGGAGAGTCCGGTCGTGGCGCGGCGCGTGCGCGCCGACGGCGGGCGGGACTACCTGACCTGGGAGGACGAGGCGGCCGACGAGGTGCTCACGCGCGTGCTGCGTCGCAAGCTGGTGGCGGCCGGGCTGGGCCATCTGGCGCCGCAGGCCACCATGCGTTTCGATCGGCGCTACCGCGGGGCCAAGACCAAGCTTGTGCGCATCAAGGGGATCGACCACCGGGGCAGCCTGTGTCCGGTGATCGTCGAAGGACCGCCCGAGGCCGTGCAGTTTGCCTGGCTGGTGGGCGCGGGCGAGCTCACCGGCTGCGGCTTCGGTGCCCTGGGCGAGCCGCTGGATCGGATGGATCGACGGCAATCCCGGGTTTCCCGGCAAATGCAAGCCTGA
- a CDS encoding ABC transporter ATP-binding protein, which yields MSPVLSIRALTKRFDPAAPPAVDAVDLDVAEGEIVALLGPSGCGKTTTLRLVAGFERADAGTITVAGRLFSEGPRRLVPPERRGLGIVFQDYALFPHLTVLENVRFGLQALPRAERTERAREALRLVGLAGYEDRRPHTLSGGQQQRVAIARSLAPAPRLLLLDEPFSNLDALLRQTTREEIRAVLKRAGMTAVLVTHDQEEALSFADRVAVMRQGRIEQVGTPEQVYYEPRTLFVAQFLGRTNLLLAEAHGTEARTPLGRVALSRPAHGHVLVALRPEHLTLDVPEPGLPAGEVVAREFKGHDITFRVRLDGAEYLVHTHNRMAFRPGDAVRVRPLEAAVVLEGQGAVPAPAG from the coding sequence ATGTCCCCGGTCCTGTCCATTCGTGCTCTGACGAAGCGGTTCGACCCGGCAGCCCCGCCGGCGGTCGACGCCGTGGACCTGGACGTGGCCGAGGGGGAGATCGTGGCGCTGCTGGGACCGAGTGGGTGCGGCAAGACGACGACGCTCCGGCTCGTCGCCGGCTTCGAGCGGGCCGACGCCGGCACGATCACGGTGGCGGGACGCCTGTTCTCGGAGGGGCCCCGGCGGCTCGTTCCGCCCGAGCGGCGCGGCCTCGGTATCGTCTTTCAGGACTACGCCCTCTTCCCGCATCTGACCGTCCTCGAGAACGTGCGCTTCGGCCTGCAGGCGCTCCCCCGGGCCGAACGTACGGAGCGCGCCCGCGAGGCGCTCCGCCTGGTGGGCCTGGCCGGGTATGAGGACCGCCGTCCCCACACCCTCTCCGGCGGGCAGCAGCAGCGCGTCGCCATCGCCCGCTCGCTGGCCCCCGCCCCCCGCCTGCTTCTCCTCGACGAGCCCTTCTCGAACCTCGACGCACTCCTCCGCCAGACCACCCGCGAGGAGATCCGCGCCGTGCTCAAACGGGCGGGCATGACGGCCGTGCTCGTGACGCACGACCAGGAGGAGGCCCTCTCGTTCGCCGACCGCGTGGCCGTCATGCGGCAGGGGCGGATCGAGCAGGTCGGCACCCCCGAGCAGGTCTATTACGAACCCCGCACCCTGTTCGTGGCGCAGTTCCTGGGGCGGACGAACCTGCTGCTGGCCGAGGCACACGGCACCGAAGCCCGGACGCCGCTGGGGCGCGTGGCACTCTCCCGGCCCGCCCACGGCCACGTGCTCGTCGCACTCCGGCCCGAGCACCTGACGCTCGACGTGCCCGAGCCCGGCCTGCCCGCCGGCGAGGTCGTCGCCCGCGAGTTCAAGGGGCACGACATCACCTTCCGCGTCCGCCTCGACGGCGCCGAGTATCTCGTCCACACCCACAACCGCATGGCGTTCCGCCCCGGCGACGCCGTGCGCGTGCGCCCGCTCGAAGCCGCCGTCGTGCTCGAAGGGCAGGGGGCGGTGCCGGCTCCGGCCGGCTGA
- the proB gene encoding glutamate 5-kinase, whose product MRVSSDAIAVPAWRRAVVKVGSTLVAPEGRCSTRYLLPLARFIAESRRQGRELILVSSGAVAAGRGALADRARRPRSIPEKQALAAVGQPLLMALWQRLFDVPCAQLLLTYDDFADRRRFVNARNTLAELLRRGTLPIVNENDTVAVEELKVGDNDNLAAHVAVLAGADLLIICSDVDGLFEADPRTHPAARLIPEVARIDDAVLARAGGAGGPMATGGMRTKVEAAAKATARGIDTLIVNGTVGAHFDGLLAGTVRGTLFRRQQTPLAARKHWLMHTLPEAGRLVVDDGAAEALRTRGASLLPSGIVDVEGRFEAGDAVLVVCRRNGTDEPVAKGLSQYGDHELRRIRGCQSAEIETRLGYVTREVIIHRDDLVLLDPVPNRPDTPEPHEP is encoded by the coding sequence ATGCGTGTGTCCTCAGACGCCATAGCGGTGCCGGCCTGGCGGCGGGCCGTCGTCAAGGTGGGAAGCACGCTCGTGGCCCCGGAGGGGCGGTGCAGCACCCGCTACCTCCTGCCGCTGGCCCGCTTCATCGCCGAGAGCCGCCGGCAGGGCCGCGAGCTCATCCTCGTCTCGTCGGGCGCCGTGGCCGCCGGGCGCGGGGCGCTGGCCGACCGGGCGCGCCGGCCGCGTTCCATCCCTGAAAAACAGGCGCTGGCGGCCGTCGGGCAGCCCCTGCTCATGGCCCTCTGGCAGCGCCTCTTCGACGTGCCCTGCGCCCAGCTCCTGCTCACCTACGACGACTTCGCCGACCGCCGCCGTTTCGTCAACGCCCGCAACACGCTGGCCGAGCTGCTGCGACGCGGCACCCTCCCCATCGTCAACGAGAACGACACGGTGGCCGTCGAGGAGCTCAAGGTGGGGGATAACGACAACCTGGCCGCCCACGTGGCCGTACTCGCCGGGGCCGACCTGCTCATCATCTGCAGCGACGTCGACGGGCTCTTCGAGGCCGACCCCCGCACGCATCCGGCGGCCCGTCTCATCCCGGAGGTCGCCCGCATCGACGACGCCGTCCTGGCGCGGGCCGGCGGGGCGGGCGGGCCGATGGCCACCGGCGGCATGCGCACCAAGGTCGAGGCCGCCGCCAAGGCCACCGCCCGCGGCATCGACACCCTCATCGTCAACGGCACCGTGGGTGCCCACTTCGACGGGCTGCTCGCCGGCACCGTCCGCGGCACCCTCTTTCGCCGGCAGCAGACGCCCCTGGCCGCCCGCAAGCACTGGCTGATGCACACGCTCCCCGAGGCCGGCCGCCTGGTGGTGGACGACGGCGCGGCCGAGGCCCTCCGCACACGCGGCGCCTCGCTGCTGCCCTCCGGCATCGTCGACGTCGAGGGGCGCTTCGAGGCCGGCGACGCCGTGCTGGTCGTCTGCCGCCGCAACGGCACCGACGAGCCCGTCGCCAAGGGCCTGAGCCAGTACGGCGACCATGAGCTGCGCCGCATCCGGGGCTGCCAGAGCGCCGAGATCGAAACGCGCCTCGGCTACGTCACGCGCGAGGTCATCATCCACCGGGACGACCTCGTCCTCCTCGACCCCGTACCGAACCGGCCGGACACGCCAGAACCCCACGAACCATGA